The Algoriphagus sp. TR-M9 genome has a window encoding:
- a CDS encoding PDDEXK nuclease domain-containing protein, translated as MADDQITSAQDWFEAIQHKIAQAQQQTALTINKDLLQLYYEIGTSILKVQAEKGWGSQVIDQLAKHIKKSFPSSTGFSVRNLKYMRAFAVAYPDFPIVQVPLAQNSEEKMQVSLAQIPWYHHISLLTKVKDEEERIFYIVATAKNNWSRDTMLLQVKSKLYHRQGKAITNFDSTLPTPQSDLAQQTIKDPYVFDFMALTAPFREKDIEDQLVNHVSKFLLELGKGFAFIGKQYHLTVADQDYYLDLLFYHVVLKCYVVIELKNTKFTPEYAGKLNFYLSAIDDALKTDADQPSIGIILCRDKNNLEVEFALRGMSQPMGVSEFALTETLPESLKSSLPTVEEIEKELEQ; from the coding sequence ATGGCAGATGATCAAATAACCTCAGCGCAAGATTGGTTTGAAGCTATTCAGCACAAAATAGCACAAGCCCAGCAGCAAACTGCACTTACTATCAATAAGGACCTGCTTCAGCTCTATTATGAAATAGGTACTTCCATACTGAAAGTGCAGGCAGAAAAAGGCTGGGGCAGTCAAGTCATCGATCAGTTGGCCAAGCACATTAAAAAAAGCTTTCCATCATCTACAGGGTTCTCTGTCCGCAATTTGAAATACATGCGGGCTTTTGCGGTTGCCTATCCAGACTTTCCAATTGTGCAAGTACCACTTGCACAAAATAGCGAAGAGAAAATGCAAGTGTCGCTTGCACAAATTCCCTGGTACCACCACATCAGCTTACTCACCAAGGTCAAAGACGAAGAAGAGCGTATCTTCTATATCGTAGCTACGGCCAAAAACAACTGGAGCAGAGATACCATGCTTTTGCAGGTCAAATCCAAACTATACCACCGTCAGGGAAAAGCCATCACCAACTTTGACTCTACTTTGCCCACCCCACAGTCAGACTTGGCTCAGCAAACCATCAAAGACCCCTATGTATTTGATTTTATGGCGCTCACAGCGCCTTTTCGAGAAAAAGATATTGAAGACCAACTGGTCAATCATGTCTCTAAATTTTTGCTTGAGCTGGGCAAAGGATTTGCATTCATAGGTAAGCAATACCACCTCACTGTTGCTGATCAGGATTATTACTTGGACCTGCTCTTTTACCATGTAGTCCTCAAGTGTTATGTGGTCATCGAGTTGAAAAACACCAAGTTCACTCCTGAGTATGCCGGCAAACTCAATTTTTACTTGTCTGCCATAGATGATGCACTCAAAACGGATGCTGATCAGCCCTCTATAGGAATCATACTTTGCAGAGACAAAAACAATTTGGAGGTAGAATTTGCCCTTCGAGGAATGAGTCAACCCATGGGCGTAAGTGAGTTTGCGCTTACAGAAACACTACCCGAATCACTTAAAAGTAGCTTACCAACAGTAGAAGAAATTGAAAAAGAACTAGAGCAATAA
- a CDS encoding type I restriction endonuclease subunit R, translating into MAFLNESHIEEADIQFFELILGYEHLNAWEKKLVGRDTLKDVVLKNRLRAKLSEINAHLPEESINYAVQELCKSRATLTPVLANKEVYELIKGGVPVTYLNKAGREENDYVKVIDVDEPANNEFLVVSQLSIAYLQTDNITRRPDLLLYVNGLPLVMIELKNATEKVKVGYDKNLKDYRRDIPQLFWYNCFVCISNGIQTRVGAFDADWGHFFSWVKLEDTAVTHNQMNREEVEAESRNASSRLSLELFGRGLCQKNNLLDYFENFVLYHKNKVKIIAKNHQFLGVNNAIVSLNNREGKGGKLGVFWHTQGSGKSYSMIFFSRKIHRKVNGNWSFLIITDRKDLDDQIFRNFLETEAIPKVENPKKNKYRPKNRAQLKLDLQSNLTHSFALIHKFGIEKGKTYPKLTDREDWIVIVDEAHRTQYKGLAENMRIAIPNAQYIAFTGTPLLRNEQTKDWFGPYVSEYNFAQSIEDGATVPLYYKKSVPRVEQVNEDLVGDAAEILEEENLSEEQKKKLDKEYSTLFEVVRREDRLQEIAKHIVQHYPYRLDVLDDNQHRKPMKAMVVCIDKFTAVRTFEFVQAAQKEEIKELRKKIVKEKNPELKERYKRAIAFMEETRMSAVISQEGSDKEEKEVFEKEGLNITPHRNLMDYPDKDGRNIEDYFKDPNNTYRIVFVTAMWLTGFDAPSVSTLYLDKPLQNHTLMQTIARANRVMEGKKNGLVIDYFGVFRNLKKALAAYAEGSKGKSTEDDSDEFPVKEFEELLTLLKNGISEAKSYFKQLGADIDEIINLGERGFKEIELFQEFANIILTKDDYSKQLGLFVNTIASLYDSAKPEIYNYPDIKKSRDVFEYLKKVVDRHVDQDEAIERAKKKIDALLDSSVLGKGDLVADPKVNYLIKQGKQIDLSKLNFELLRAEFPEKKHKNIQFADLRELMEIKLKQMLAQNKTRGSFLERFEKVIEDYNSGSLSIEEAYEELIKQAEDLSEELERAAKNEMDETELELFDLLKKEKLTKEEEKSVKLAASGLLKILFDAKNRILIQEWHKDKNTQEIVRQEIMRILDQTLPDSYTRKVFTEKSEVVFQHFYEQAELGRGFAG; encoded by the coding sequence ATGGCCTTTCTGAACGAATCACATATTGAAGAAGCAGATATCCAGTTTTTCGAATTGATACTGGGCTATGAACACCTCAATGCCTGGGAAAAGAAGTTGGTTGGTAGAGATACGCTTAAAGATGTGGTGCTGAAAAATCGTTTAAGAGCTAAGCTTTCAGAAATCAATGCTCATCTTCCTGAGGAAAGCATCAATTATGCAGTACAAGAGCTTTGTAAAAGTCGTGCAACGCTGACACCTGTTTTAGCCAATAAAGAAGTCTATGAATTAATTAAAGGTGGAGTGCCGGTTACTTACTTAAATAAAGCTGGCAGAGAAGAAAATGATTACGTAAAAGTCATTGATGTCGATGAACCTGCAAACAACGAATTTCTTGTTGTTTCTCAGCTGAGCATAGCATACTTGCAAACAGACAATATCACACGTAGACCGGATCTACTGCTCTATGTGAATGGGCTACCGCTGGTGATGATTGAGTTGAAAAATGCCACAGAAAAGGTCAAGGTGGGCTATGACAAAAATCTCAAGGACTATCGTAGAGATATTCCCCAGCTTTTCTGGTACAATTGTTTTGTCTGCATTTCCAATGGAATTCAAACACGAGTAGGCGCTTTTGATGCTGATTGGGGGCATTTCTTTTCGTGGGTCAAACTGGAAGACACAGCGGTGACGCATAACCAGATGAATAGGGAAGAGGTAGAAGCTGAAAGTAGAAATGCTAGTAGCCGCTTAAGCCTTGAGTTATTTGGGCGTGGATTATGTCAAAAGAATAACTTACTCGATTACTTTGAAAATTTTGTCTTGTATCACAAAAACAAGGTTAAAATCATAGCTAAGAACCATCAATTCCTTGGAGTTAATAATGCCATTGTTTCCTTAAATAATCGCGAGGGTAAAGGCGGGAAGTTGGGCGTTTTTTGGCATACCCAAGGGTCTGGTAAATCCTACTCAATGATCTTCTTTTCAAGAAAGATTCATCGCAAAGTAAATGGAAATTGGTCATTCCTAATTATTACAGACCGCAAAGACTTAGACGATCAAATTTTCAGGAATTTCTTAGAAACTGAGGCCATCCCCAAAGTCGAAAATCCCAAAAAGAACAAATACCGACCCAAAAACAGAGCCCAATTAAAACTTGATCTGCAAAGTAACCTGACACATTCCTTTGCTTTGATTCATAAATTTGGAATAGAAAAAGGGAAGACCTATCCAAAACTGACAGACCGAGAAGATTGGATTGTCATCGTTGATGAGGCGCATCGTACGCAATACAAGGGATTGGCAGAAAATATGCGCATAGCGATACCAAATGCACAATACATTGCTTTTACAGGGACACCATTACTCAGAAATGAGCAAACAAAAGACTGGTTTGGTCCTTATGTATCGGAGTACAACTTTGCTCAAAGTATAGAAGATGGTGCCACTGTGCCATTGTACTACAAGAAAAGTGTCCCAAGAGTAGAGCAGGTCAATGAAGACTTGGTAGGTGATGCGGCTGAAATTCTGGAAGAAGAAAATCTAAGTGAGGAACAAAAAAAGAAATTAGACAAAGAGTATTCTACGTTATTTGAAGTCGTTAGGAGGGAAGACAGGCTTCAGGAAATTGCTAAGCATATTGTGCAGCATTACCCGTATCGTCTTGATGTGCTTGATGATAACCAGCATCGCAAACCTATGAAAGCCATGGTGGTTTGTATTGACAAATTTACAGCAGTCAGGACGTTTGAATTTGTTCAAGCCGCTCAAAAAGAAGAAATTAAAGAACTCCGCAAAAAGATTGTAAAGGAAAAGAATCCTGAGCTAAAGGAACGCTATAAACGCGCAATTGCATTCATGGAGGAAACCAGAATGTCAGCTGTAATCAGTCAGGAGGGTTCCGATAAAGAAGAAAAGGAGGTATTTGAAAAAGAAGGGCTCAACATTACACCTCATCGTAATTTGATGGATTATCCCGATAAAGATGGGAGGAATATTGAAGATTACTTCAAAGACCCAAATAATACCTATAGGATTGTATTTGTAACTGCTATGTGGCTTACTGGATTTGATGCTCCTTCAGTGTCTACATTGTACCTTGATAAGCCCCTTCAAAACCATACCTTGATGCAGACCATCGCTCGGGCTAATCGTGTTATGGAGGGTAAGAAAAACGGATTAGTCATTGACTACTTTGGTGTATTTAGAAACCTTAAAAAAGCACTTGCCGCTTATGCAGAGGGAAGCAAGGGGAAATCGACAGAGGATGACTCAGATGAATTTCCAGTTAAGGAGTTTGAAGAGCTCTTAACATTGTTAAAGAATGGGATATCTGAGGCAAAAAGCTATTTTAAGCAACTTGGTGCTGATATAGATGAAATTATCAACCTTGGTGAAAGAGGCTTTAAAGAAATTGAGTTATTTCAGGAATTTGCCAATATCATTCTTACAAAGGATGATTACAGTAAGCAGCTAGGTCTTTTTGTAAACACCATCGCTTCACTTTATGATTCAGCAAAACCTGAAATCTATAATTATCCGGATATTAAGAAGTCAAGAGACGTATTCGAATACCTGAAGAAAGTAGTTGACAGGCATGTAGACCAGGATGAAGCAATAGAACGAGCTAAGAAGAAAATAGATGCTTTATTAGATTCAAGCGTCTTGGGTAAGGGCGATTTAGTTGCTGATCCTAAGGTTAATTATCTCATAAAACAAGGAAAGCAAATTGATTTAAGTAAGCTGAACTTTGAACTACTCAGAGCAGAATTCCCTGAAAAGAAACATAAAAATATACAGTTTGCTGATTTGCGAGAATTGATGGAAATCAAGCTGAAGCAGATGCTTGCTCAAAACAAAACTCGTGGTTCATTTTTAGAACGGTTTGAAAAGGTAATTGAAGATTATAATTCAGGCAGTTTATCCATCGAAGAAGCTTATGAAGAGCTGATAAAACAGGCAGAAGATTTATCCGAGGAGCTGGAGCGAGCTGCGAAAAATGAGATGGATGAAACTGAATTGGAACTCTTTGATCTTCTTAAAAAGGAAAAACTAACAAAGGAGGAAGAAAAGAGTGTAAAACTGGCTGCTAGTGGCTTGCTTAAAATTCTCTTCGATGCTAAGAATAGGATCTTAATTCAAGAATGGCATAAGGATAAGAATACGCAGGAGATAGTTCGTCAGGAAATTATGAGAATTCTGGATCAAACATTGCCAGATAGCTATACGAGAAAGGTTTTTACCGAAAAATCTGAGGTAGTTTTTCAACATTTTTATGAGCAAGCTGAATTAGGAAGAGGTTTTGCAGGGTAA
- a CDS encoding HupE/UreJ family protein, whose protein sequence is MKITNFNRACFLFFSLFFLSLLQAAAHKPNQNYIYLSIYEGEMDCRVELKKTDIEKVFGYSYALGEVPDENSPEVQAMVAYILDQLKFSSTLGEHALTFENIDILNLKDDDFLLFNFGMSNMDPVPSELEIYDQIFVKELGNNHESLLHIERNWKTGVLANESLPSLIYGTSNPTQTLNIEEGSVFTGFMAMVKSGIYHIWIGLDHILFLIALLIPSVVVYNSSNPKKRWLGIKYTDFEPEPSFKAAFLSVVKIITIFTLAHSVTLSLAALGVINLPSRLVESIIAISIAMAAFHNIVPFLNKREWLIILIFGLFHGFGFASVLAEQSRGGEYLVYSLVGFNLGVEIGQLAIIIVAFPVLFLLSRLKAYNIILVGFSILLILISTYWIIERAFGYDLTLHTWLLEKGIL, encoded by the coding sequence ATGAAAATAACCAATTTTAATCGTGCTTGCTTCTTATTTTTTTCCCTCTTTTTTCTTTCCCTGCTCCAGGCCGCCGCTCATAAACCTAACCAAAATTATATTTATCTCAGTATTTATGAGGGAGAAATGGACTGCCGTGTGGAGTTGAAAAAGACTGACATAGAAAAAGTTTTTGGATATTCTTATGCCCTGGGTGAGGTTCCTGATGAGAACAGCCCTGAGGTGCAAGCTATGGTAGCCTACATTTTAGATCAACTCAAATTCAGTTCAACGCTTGGGGAACATGCCTTGACTTTTGAAAACATTGACATTTTAAACTTAAAGGATGATGATTTTCTGCTCTTTAATTTTGGGATGAGCAATATGGATCCTGTTCCCTCAGAACTGGAAATATATGATCAGATATTCGTTAAGGAATTGGGTAATAACCATGAGTCTCTGCTACACATAGAGCGTAACTGGAAAACCGGTGTGCTGGCAAACGAATCTCTGCCATCCTTGATTTATGGCACTTCCAATCCTACTCAGACCCTGAATATTGAAGAGGGATCTGTCTTTACAGGTTTTATGGCCATGGTCAAATCCGGAATTTATCACATTTGGATTGGTCTAGATCATATTCTCTTTTTAATTGCCCTGCTGATTCCATCTGTAGTGGTGTATAACTCTAGCAACCCTAAAAAGAGATGGTTAGGGATCAAATACACAGATTTTGAACCCGAGCCTAGTTTTAAGGCCGCTTTTCTATCGGTGGTTAAAATCATCACGATTTTCACTTTGGCGCACTCGGTTACCTTAAGTTTAGCGGCGCTAGGAGTGATTAATTTACCTTCTAGACTGGTCGAGTCCATTATTGCCATTTCTATTGCAATGGCAGCTTTCCATAACATTGTCCCTTTTCTCAATAAACGCGAATGGCTGATTATTTTAATATTCGGACTATTCCATGGCTTTGGCTTTGCCTCAGTTTTAGCCGAGCAATCAAGAGGAGGGGAGTACCTTGTGTATTCCTTGGTAGGCTTTAATCTAGGAGTTGAAATCGGACAATTGGCCATCATCATTGTCGCATTTCCGGTGCTCTTTCTATTGAGTCGATTAAAGGCATACAACATCATCTTGGTAGGCTTTTCTATCTTGTTAATCTTAATTTCTACCTACTGGATCATTGAAAGAGCCTTTGGATATGATTTGACACTTCATACTTGGTTGCTTGAAAAAGGAATCCTTTAG
- a CDS encoding non-ribosomal peptide synthetase, giving the protein MEENSDDLLDQWLNLSEPEQAADESNKEQIPRAPQASYYPLSIAQQRLWFVYQKNPESPVYNYSEVWKFQEGAFHLETFTKALDRLVEKHRVLASNYIILEEEAVMVFRDENSFSLQVHDQEFSVEEARQKQKELASKAFRLESDPLIRIGIFPLENGEYSIGITFHHIIIDAWSIGILRSDFAAFYKELNGKEESQKIELRNTELQYSDYSHWLKEQPKDIALVNPSQDFMDSFLELPLDYARPARPSYRGQLLRFSLPKSLTPKIGGLLKTFQTTDFNLFLAAFQVLLGRYGKSKNVNVGIPVLNRDREEFKSMVGYFVDTQVIAAELNDSKKFDELIAEVKTDVLKAISSQKPSYEQLLLASKASKDQSYNPIFQAMFVGHSSGENPFQELGIPVDFEVLDLDVSKFDLTLHHFGLKDGAYQIGIEFSQDLFSTVFADRMNRHFATLLKEICDHPDLPIHAYSLISEEERSFLTSGLSPDFHPENEGTVLTAILDNLQNKRDQVAVVCGSERLTYGELGHRSAIISKELEKLNLDPELPIGIYMERSVDFLVSLLAIMKFGGAYLPLDPEYPDDRIIHYLAESGAKYVLTHRGLLASKTSIKESIHSLEIDSLDYNQNTVNQIDKNISENRNAYLIFTSGSTNKPKGVYVNHQNLYSSVAARKAYYQESPEAFLLLSSFSFDSSVAGIFWSLCTGGKLVISQANETLDSTALSTLISREKVSHTLMLPSLYQALMQGSENSWDSLKIVILAGEEFPNELISSHFEKQPKTRLFNEYGPTEGTVWCTVQELKAGESFHKVPIGLATSNALGYVLDEQQKLSPVGISGELCIAGAGLTKGYLSKSETDEKFLKNPYSEVWDRIYRTGDLVRIQKDGLIEYLGRTDNQVKIRGHRIELGEIQELALQFPTVQTAVALVSTAKEPQLILAYSTSAGLEESELSRFLRQKLPNYMVPEIFVALDDWPRLPNGKVDLASIQELAQSQPKAAESAFRGPSTYLERQVAGIWADVMGVEEVPVNRDFNDLGGNSLQSIRIISRCRNIGIKVTPAQFLRYSTVESLVKSLHHEEYARPENLLELEILKVWEKYLGQKLIGVKDSIQKNGGAEYEWKLVEKELNDSYEFQKPIQLTDSIQDISKKIVIKKELVESLSKPIKRIIPVKTTGDKLPVFCIHSEFYYETVYSQLTRHLPAEYPVYGVLSVSPELVKDSVPRSIEEIAALCLEEIKLIQKNGPYRILSYSIGNVVAFELAKRLMQEGEKVNLVMIDPPLFFDKSRVFGKGGYRKLFKYLDYWNKPSVLISKLIKKVKKDKNQPVLIRDTGLLKKYLLSYKPEKIDCETLLITTPREFKHAFGWEPLVKIVDHEEILGPHLKLMREPYTGQMNAAIARNLEKWDQIR; this is encoded by the coding sequence ATGGAAGAAAATTCGGATGATCTTCTGGATCAGTGGCTTAATCTAAGTGAACCTGAACAAGCGGCTGATGAAAGTAATAAGGAGCAGATTCCTAGAGCTCCCCAGGCTTCCTATTATCCTTTATCGATTGCTCAGCAACGTCTTTGGTTTGTTTATCAAAAGAACCCGGAAAGCCCTGTTTATAACTACTCAGAAGTCTGGAAGTTTCAGGAAGGGGCCTTTCATCTGGAGACATTTACCAAAGCCCTAGACCGCCTTGTTGAAAAACACCGTGTTTTAGCCAGCAATTACATTATTCTTGAGGAAGAAGCCGTAATGGTCTTTCGGGATGAGAATAGTTTCAGCCTTCAGGTACACGATCAAGAGTTTAGTGTAGAGGAAGCTAGACAAAAACAAAAGGAATTAGCCAGCAAAGCCTTTAGACTAGAGTCAGATCCTTTAATTCGGATAGGAATTTTTCCATTGGAAAATGGGGAGTATTCCATAGGAATTACTTTTCATCACATCATCATAGATGCCTGGTCCATAGGGATTTTGAGGTCTGATTTTGCTGCTTTTTATAAGGAATTAAATGGTAAAGAGGAAAGTCAAAAAATTGAGTTAAGAAATACTGAGTTACAGTACTCGGATTATTCCCATTGGCTAAAGGAACAGCCAAAAGATATTGCTCTAGTGAATCCATCCCAAGATTTTATGGACTCTTTTTTGGAACTTCCTTTGGATTATGCTAGACCCGCTAGGCCGAGTTACCGAGGTCAATTGCTTCGGTTTTCACTGCCTAAAAGTCTTACTCCAAAAATTGGAGGGCTACTTAAAACCTTTCAAACCACAGATTTCAATTTATTTCTGGCTGCTTTTCAGGTTTTGCTTGGCCGATATGGGAAAAGTAAGAATGTGAATGTGGGCATTCCTGTTCTCAATAGAGATAGGGAAGAGTTTAAGTCCATGGTTGGCTATTTTGTAGATACTCAGGTGATTGCTGCTGAACTGAATGATTCAAAGAAATTTGATGAACTCATTGCCGAGGTAAAAACCGATGTACTGAAAGCCATTTCTTCACAAAAACCCAGCTATGAACAACTGTTACTAGCAAGTAAAGCATCAAAAGATCAGAGCTATAATCCAATCTTTCAAGCCATGTTCGTAGGGCATTCAAGCGGAGAAAATCCTTTCCAAGAGTTGGGTATCCCTGTTGATTTTGAAGTCCTGGATCTGGATGTTTCTAAGTTTGACTTGACTTTACATCATTTTGGGTTGAAAGATGGGGCTTATCAAATTGGGATAGAATTTAGCCAAGATTTGTTCTCCACCGTCTTTGCGGATCGTATGAATAGGCATTTTGCAACCCTCCTCAAGGAGATTTGTGATCATCCAGATTTGCCTATCCACGCTTATTCTCTGATCTCAGAAGAGGAAAGAAGCTTTTTAACTTCAGGTTTAAGCCCGGATTTTCATCCCGAAAATGAAGGAACGGTTTTAACAGCGATTCTTGATAACCTGCAAAATAAAAGAGATCAAGTCGCTGTGGTTTGCGGATCGGAGCGCTTGACTTATGGAGAATTGGGACATAGAAGTGCTATCATTTCCAAGGAACTTGAAAAGCTTAATCTAGACCCTGAGTTACCGATAGGAATCTATATGGAAAGGTCCGTTGATTTCCTTGTTTCCCTATTGGCAATTATGAAATTTGGAGGAGCATATTTGCCGCTGGATCCAGAATATCCTGACGATAGAATTATTCACTATTTGGCAGAATCCGGAGCCAAATATGTGCTTACTCACCGAGGATTATTAGCTTCCAAAACCTCTATAAAAGAGTCCATCCATTCTCTAGAAATTGATTCACTTGATTACAATCAAAATACTGTAAATCAAATTGATAAGAATATTTCTGAAAATAGAAATGCTTATCTTATTTTCACTTCGGGAAGTACAAATAAACCCAAAGGAGTTTACGTAAATCATCAAAATTTATATTCATCCGTTGCTGCTAGAAAAGCTTATTATCAAGAGTCTCCAGAAGCCTTTTTATTGTTGTCCTCCTTTTCATTTGATAGTTCGGTTGCGGGGATTTTTTGGTCACTCTGTACTGGAGGAAAATTGGTTATTTCTCAGGCCAATGAAACTCTGGATTCTACCGCACTTTCCACACTAATTAGTAGAGAAAAAGTAAGTCATACCCTAATGCTTCCTTCCCTGTATCAGGCATTGATGCAAGGGAGTGAAAATTCATGGGATTCTCTTAAAATAGTGATATTGGCAGGAGAGGAGTTCCCCAATGAATTGATTTCATCACATTTTGAAAAACAGCCGAAAACAAGGCTTTTTAATGAATATGGGCCTACCGAAGGAACGGTTTGGTGTACTGTTCAAGAGCTAAAAGCCGGTGAGTCATTTCATAAAGTGCCCATAGGTCTGGCAACTTCCAATGCTTTGGGCTACGTTTTGGATGAGCAGCAAAAGTTAAGTCCAGTAGGGATTTCGGGTGAACTTTGCATTGCCGGAGCAGGGTTGACAAAAGGCTATTTATCGAAAAGTGAAACCGATGAAAAATTCCTAAAAAACCCTTATTCAGAGGTTTGGGATAGGATTTATAGAACCGGAGACCTCGTTCGCATTCAGAAAGACGGCTTGATAGAATATCTGGGAAGAACCGATAATCAGGTAAAAATTCGGGGTCATCGAATCGAGTTGGGTGAAATACAGGAATTGGCGCTGCAATTCCCTACTGTCCAGACAGCAGTGGCTCTGGTTAGCACAGCTAAGGAACCTCAGCTAATTTTAGCTTACTCAACATCCGCGGGTTTAGAAGAAAGTGAGCTGAGCAGGTTTTTGCGTCAAAAGCTCCCCAACTATATGGTGCCGGAAATCTTTGTAGCATTGGATGATTGGCCGCGTTTGCCTAACGGGAAAGTGGATTTAGCCTCCATTCAAGAGCTTGCTCAATCCCAACCAAAAGCTGCTGAATCAGCCTTTAGAGGGCCATCTACCTACCTGGAACGCCAAGTTGCTGGTATCTGGGCAGATGTGATGGGAGTAGAGGAAGTGCCGGTCAACAGAGACTTTAATGACCTGGGAGGTAATTCTTTGCAAAGTATTCGCATTATTTCCAGGTGTAGAAACATAGGTATTAAGGTGACTCCTGCTCAATTTCTTCGCTATTCTACGGTGGAATCTCTAGTGAAATCCCTTCATCATGAGGAGTATGCGCGGCCAGAAAATTTGCTGGAGTTGGAGATATTAAAAGTTTGGGAGAAGTATTTAGGGCAGAAGTTGATCGGAGTTAAAGATAGTATCCAAAAAAATGGAGGGGCTGAATATGAATGGAAGTTGGTAGAAAAGGAACTAAATGATAGTTATGAATTCCAAAAGCCAATTCAACTAACGGATTCAATTCAGGATATTTCAAAGAAGATAGTAATTAAAAAAGAGTTAGTTGAATCCCTTTCCAAACCTATAAAAAGAATCATACCTGTTAAGACTACTGGAGATAAATTACCGGTTTTCTGCATACACAGCGAGTTTTACTATGAAACCGTATATAGTCAGTTAACCAGACATTTACCTGCTGAATACCCTGTTTATGGGGTTTTATCGGTTAGTCCGGAATTGGTGAAGGACTCTGTTCCGAGAAGCATAGAAGAGATCGCTGCGCTTTGTCTGGAAGAAATCAAATTGATTCAGAAGAATGGCCCTTATCGGATTTTATCTTATTCTATTGGGAATGTGGTGGCATTTGAGTTAGCTAAAAGACTAATGCAAGAAGGGGAGAAGGTCAATCTGGTGATGATAGACCCACCTCTGTTTTTCGATAAATCACGGGTGTTTGGTAAGGGAGGCTATAGAAAATTATTCAAGTATTTAGACTATTGGAATAAACCTTCAGTACTGATCAGTAAATTGATCAAAAAGGTAAAAAAAGATAAAAATCAGCCTGTATTGATCCGGGATACAGGTTTGTTGAAAAAGTATTTGCTCTCTTATAAACCTGAGAAAATTGACTGCGAAACCTTGCTTATTACCACGCCCAGGGAGTTTAAGCATGCTTTCGGCTGGGAGCCTTTGGTAAAGATCGTAGATCATGAGGAGATTTTGGGACCACACTTGAAATTGATGCGTGAGCCTTATACAGGGCAAATGAATGCTGCCATTGCCAGAAACCTGGAAAAATGGGATCAGATCAGATAA
- a CDS encoding 4'-phosphopantetheinyl transferase family protein, producing MRVELWVGNLSTIPDTNPEYLSNDELKRLEKLVYQKHRDLFIKRRTMLRKLAASYLDLSPKSIRFGYSPLGKPFIAFSKEKLYFNSSHSRDHVAIGFSREGKLGVDCEFLDPEVEAELISSHFFAPEEISIIQNSSEKKLSEVFFKHWCIKEALIKYLGKGLSFPLDQVLVRSVNQNPWLEIREHNSKPPKQIYAVKYLSAIPNYGLAVVGGAEELKVEIKDWKG from the coding sequence ATGAGAGTAGAGCTATGGGTAGGTAATCTTTCGACTATTCCGGATACCAATCCTGAATATCTTTCAAATGATGAACTCAAAAGGCTGGAAAAATTGGTGTACCAAAAACACCGGGACTTATTTATTAAAAGGCGGACTATGCTGCGAAAACTAGCTGCATCATACCTAGACCTAAGCCCAAAGTCCATTCGTTTTGGTTATAGCCCATTGGGAAAACCATTTATTGCCTTCTCAAAGGAAAAACTCTATTTCAATTCCTCGCATTCCCGTGATCATGTAGCCATTGGTTTTTCCCGTGAGGGAAAACTGGGGGTGGACTGTGAATTTTTGGACCCCGAGGTGGAAGCAGAATTGATTTCTTCCCATTTTTTCGCGCCTGAAGAAATCTCAATCATCCAAAATTCCAGTGAAAAGAAGCTAAGCGAAGTTTTCTTTAAACACTGGTGTATAAAAGAAGCCCTGATAAAGTATCTGGGTAAAGGATTAAGTTTTCCACTTGATCAGGTTTTGGTTCGTTCTGTAAATCAAAATCCTTGGCTAGAGATTCGGGAACATAATTCAAAACCTCCTAAACAGATATACGCAGTAAAATACCTGAGTGCTATTCCTAATTACGGATTAGCCGTGGTGGGGGGAGCAGAAGAACTGAAAGTTGAGATAAAGGATTGGAAGGGGTAA